One segment of Primulina tabacum isolate GXHZ01 chromosome 6, ASM2559414v2, whole genome shotgun sequence DNA contains the following:
- the LOC142548042 gene encoding uncharacterized protein LOC142548042: protein MNPPSPPLFPPLTHMRDHTSFADMYELCFISLEDKVETILKDQADIKNQLKNDQADIKNQLKNMHDDISSLKDIIGRLPLMNVNVDQGETSRHRFEDIPFMRVDEVDPNIRLVRDPSLIRAFEKTSGDKLRLFTVEEEPITDEELRHLVMNDMMSLTFEKRARMFANRSWPRVSAEINSCMENTRICGMCSSYDSSWFRVLGIPASWLTETHIQECCRWLLQLQRTYSHLMSQEVSLMDVDFHQLVSSVFNEGGENNIECLMPYVRAEISEWPAIPWNKAKIILIPFHLPGHWVLLKVLPNRKNITIMDSDRSVDRSGKTLLKLINPLSLMLPHMLGIDASERWSIVRPENFPTQKISGECGVYCLAAATYTMFRENAYQLNDEKIEEFRHYCCCCIWDKFWSLD, encoded by the exons ATGAATCCACCGTCTCCTCCATTGTTTCCTCCATTGACTCACATGAGAGATCATACATCTTTTGCAGACATGTATGAACTTTGTTTCATAAGTTTGGAGGATAAAGTTGAGACGATACTAAAGGACCAAGCCGATATCAAAAATCAATTGAAAAATGACCAAGCCGATATCAAAAATCAattgaaaaatatgcatgacGATATATCGAGTTTGAAGGATATAATTGGGAGATTACCTTTGATGAATGTCAATGTTG ATCAAGGCGAGACATCAAGGCATAGATTTGAAGATATTCCATTTATGAGAGTAGATGAGGTGGATCCAAATATTCGACTTGTGAGAGATCCGTCTTTGATTCGAGCTTTTGAAAAAACTTCGGGCGATAAGTTAAGATTGTTCACAGTTGAGGAAGAGCCTATAACAGACGAGGAACTGCGTCATCTTGTTATGAATGATATGATGTCTTTGACTTTTGAGAAAAGAGCTAGAATGTTCGCTAATAGATCGTGGCCACGAGTAAGTGCTGAGATTAATTCTTGTATGGAAAATACGAGGATATGTGGGATGTGTTCGTCCTATGATAGCTCGTGGTTTCGTGTATTGGGGATACCTGCTTCTTGGCTGACTGAGACC CATATTCAAGAATGTTGTCGATGGTTGCTCCAACTACAAAGGACATACTCACATTTAATGTCACAAGAGGTGTCATTGATGGATGTCGATTTTCATCAGCTGGTTTCGAGTGTTTTCAATGAGGGCGGAGAGAATAATATAGAATGTTTGATGCCCTATGTGAGAGCAGAAATTAGTGAGTGGCCGGCTATTCCATGGAACAAAGCCAAAATAATTTTGATACCCTTTCATCTTCCTGGACATTGGGTTTTGTTAAAGGTTTTGCCTAACCGTAAGAATATCACAATCATGGATTCAGACCGTAGCGTAGATAGGTCGGGCAAGACATTGCTTAAACTTATTAACCCTTTGTCTCTTATGCTTCCACATATGTTGGGTATTGATGCTTCAGAAAGATGGAGTATAGTTAGGCCAGAAAATTTTCCTACTCAAAAGATCag CGGTGAATGTGGAGTATATTGTTTAGCGGCAGCAACTTATACCATGTTTAGAGAAAATGCCTATCAACTTAACGatgagaaaattgaggaatttagacattattgttgttgttgtatTTGGGATAAATTCTGGTCATTGGATTAA